A genomic region of Tsukamurella pulmonis contains the following coding sequences:
- a CDS encoding acyl-CoA dehydrogenase, with protein MKQNIAAQTPLLSPRDVDFLLYEWLNAEELTKRDAFADHSKETFDAALDLAADIAVQKLSNHYKLADANEPTIQPDGTAKTLPETKAGLDAINEAGFTFAELPAEEGGIGLPSLISKAAFAWMQAANVSTTVYSGLTLGNGNVIRSFGTDEQKRLFLEPMIEGRFTGTMCLSEPDAGSALADISAKAEPREDGSYAITGTKMWITGGDHEMTENIVHLVLAKVPGAPDGVKGISLFIVPKYLVNDDQSVGERNAVNLVSLNHKMGNKGTTNCLLSLDGATGYLVGAENRGLVQMFQMMNEARVAVGLASSAIGYTGYLQSLEYAKTRVQGRPVTAPTGPQVPIIEHPDVRRMLLAQKSYVEGGLALALFGARLVDDAATAPSEEERTAAAQLLDLLTPIIKSWPSEWATRANDYALQIHGGYGYTREFNVEQLYRDNRLNAIHEGAKAIHGLDLLGRKVPQHGGAAFGALLGRIEATAARAEKHEELAAHAAALRAASQRAVEVTMTLGGSGDPSLSLANATSYLDGLGHVVVAWLWLDQALATYREDGTAQSEAFYRGKRAATQYFFVYELPKAHTEFDLLAKLDRTTLDLDTSVL; from the coding sequence GTGAAGCAGAACATCGCAGCGCAGACCCCGCTGCTCAGCCCCCGCGACGTCGACTTCCTGCTCTACGAGTGGCTGAACGCGGAGGAGCTGACCAAGCGCGACGCCTTCGCGGATCATTCGAAGGAGACCTTCGACGCCGCTCTCGACCTGGCCGCCGACATCGCGGTGCAGAAGCTGTCGAACCACTACAAGCTCGCCGACGCGAACGAGCCGACGATCCAGCCGGACGGCACCGCGAAGACGCTGCCGGAGACCAAGGCCGGGCTCGACGCGATCAACGAGGCCGGGTTCACCTTCGCCGAGCTGCCCGCCGAGGAGGGCGGCATCGGCCTGCCGTCGCTGATCAGCAAGGCCGCGTTCGCGTGGATGCAGGCCGCGAACGTCTCCACCACCGTCTACTCGGGCCTGACCCTGGGCAACGGCAACGTGATCCGCTCCTTCGGCACCGACGAGCAGAAGCGCCTCTTCCTCGAGCCGATGATCGAGGGCCGCTTCACCGGCACCATGTGCCTCTCGGAGCCCGACGCCGGTTCCGCGCTCGCCGACATCAGCGCGAAGGCCGAGCCCCGCGAGGACGGCAGCTACGCCATCACCGGTACGAAGATGTGGATCACCGGCGGCGACCACGAGATGACAGAGAACATCGTGCACCTGGTGCTCGCGAAGGTCCCCGGCGCGCCGGACGGCGTCAAGGGCATCTCGCTGTTCATCGTGCCGAAGTACCTGGTGAACGACGATCAGTCGGTGGGCGAGCGCAACGCCGTGAACCTGGTGAGCCTGAACCACAAGATGGGCAACAAGGGCACCACCAACTGCCTGCTCTCGCTCGACGGTGCGACCGGCTACCTGGTCGGCGCGGAGAACCGCGGCCTCGTGCAGATGTTCCAGATGATGAACGAGGCGCGCGTCGCCGTCGGCCTCGCCTCGTCGGCGATCGGCTACACGGGCTACCTGCAGTCGCTGGAGTACGCCAAGACCCGCGTGCAGGGTCGGCCGGTCACCGCGCCGACGGGGCCGCAGGTCCCGATCATCGAGCACCCCGACGTGCGCCGGATGCTCCTCGCGCAGAAGAGCTACGTCGAGGGTGGGCTGGCGCTCGCGCTCTTCGGGGCGCGCCTGGTCGACGACGCCGCGACGGCACCGTCGGAGGAGGAGCGGACCGCGGCGGCGCAGCTGCTCGACCTGCTGACCCCGATCATCAAGAGCTGGCCCAGCGAGTGGGCCACCCGCGCCAACGACTACGCGCTCCAGATCCACGGCGGCTACGGCTACACGCGCGAGTTCAACGTCGAGCAGCTCTACCGGGACAACCGGCTCAACGCGATCCACGAGGGCGCCAAGGCGATCCACGGCCTGGACCTGCTGGGCCGCAAGGTGCCGCAGCACGGCGGCGCCGCGTTCGGTGCGCTGCTCGGGCGGATCGAGGCGACGGCGGCGCGCGCGGAGAAGCACGAGGAACTGGCGGCGCACGCCGCGGCGCTGCGGGCGGCGTCGCAGCGGGCCGTCGAGGTCACGATGACGCTCGGCGGGTCTGGCGATCCGTCGCTCTCGCTGGCGAACGCCACCTCCTACCTCGACGGCCTCGGCCACGTCGTGGTGGCGTGGCTGTGGCTCGATCAGGCGCTGGCGACCTACCGCGAGGACGGCACCGCGCAGTCGGAGGCCTTCTACCGCGGCAAGCGGGCGGCCACGCAGTACTTCTTCGTCTACGAGCTGCCGAAGGCGCACACCGAGTTCGACCTGCTCGCGAAGCTCGATCGCACCACGCTCGACCTGGACACCTCCGTCCTGTAG
- a CDS encoding 1,4-dihydroxy-2-naphthoate polyprenyltransferase has product MATAAQWLEGARPRTLPNAIAPVIAGTGAAGFLGEAVWWKALLALVVSLSLIIGVNFANDYSDGIRGTDDDRVGPLRLVGSGLASPAAVKRAAFACFGIGGIAGIALSLTSAPWLILVGLACVAGAWFYTGGSKPYGYLGFGEIAVFVFFGLVAVLGTEFVQAGRVDVAGALAACAVGSYSSAVLVANNLRDIPTDRESGKITLAVRLGDSRTRVLFAVLVAVPTVLGLALAAVATPWALLSLASAPLAVRAALPVLRGGQGPALIPALAQTGLAMLVWSIGAAIGLFLGA; this is encoded by the coding sequence ATGGCAACCGCAGCGCAGTGGCTCGAAGGGGCCCGGCCCCGTACGCTCCCGAACGCGATCGCCCCGGTGATCGCGGGCACGGGGGCCGCGGGCTTCCTCGGTGAGGCGGTCTGGTGGAAGGCGCTGCTTGCGCTGGTGGTGTCGTTGTCGCTGATCATCGGCGTCAACTTCGCCAACGACTACTCCGACGGGATCCGCGGCACCGACGACGACCGCGTCGGGCCGCTGCGGCTCGTCGGCTCCGGGCTCGCCTCCCCCGCCGCCGTGAAGCGGGCCGCCTTCGCGTGCTTCGGGATCGGCGGCATCGCGGGTATCGCGCTGTCGCTGACCTCGGCGCCGTGGCTGATCCTCGTCGGCCTGGCGTGCGTGGCCGGGGCCTGGTTCTACACCGGCGGCTCCAAGCCGTACGGATACCTGGGCTTCGGCGAGATCGCGGTGTTCGTCTTCTTCGGCCTCGTCGCGGTGCTGGGCACCGAGTTCGTGCAGGCCGGGCGGGTGGACGTGGCCGGCGCTCTCGCGGCCTGCGCCGTGGGCTCCTACAGCTCGGCGGTGCTCGTCGCCAACAACCTGCGCGACATCCCCACCGACCGCGAGTCCGGCAAGATCACCCTCGCCGTCCGGCTCGGGGACTCCCGCACCCGCGTGCTGTTCGCCGTCCTCGTCGCCGTGCCGACGGTGCTGGGCCTGGCCCTCGCGGCCGTCGCCACCCCGTGGGCGCTGCTCTCCCTCGCCTCCGCGCCGCTCGCCGTGCGCGCCGCGCTGCCGGTGCTCCGCGGCGGCCAGGGCCCGGCCCTGATCCCCGCTCTCGCCCAGACCGGCCTCGCCATGCTCGTCTGGTCCATCGGCGCCGCGATCGGCCTGTTCCTGGGCGCGTAA
- a CDS encoding helix-turn-helix domain-containing protein, translating into MSDIERLRVVATVARTHSISEAARAHGVAQSTVTRSVAKTEELVGFPLFRRTAEGAHPTTGARSAITLIECIVGGFDELRALGANRPAAFRLAHRADLPVPARLEDTVALWNRDNTPTVEPIVVEDPVAAVRAGDASFALVTNSGPLLPGLETVMVRVTRLERIELLHLSEPPTEAAAFLARV; encoded by the coding sequence ATGTCGGACATCGAACGTTTGCGGGTGGTGGCGACGGTGGCCCGCACGCACAGCATCAGCGAGGCGGCCCGGGCGCACGGCGTCGCGCAGTCGACGGTCACGCGGTCGGTGGCGAAGACGGAGGAGCTCGTGGGCTTCCCCCTGTTTCGGCGCACCGCGGAAGGCGCGCATCCGACCACGGGCGCACGGTCCGCGATCACCCTGATCGAGTGCATCGTCGGCGGTTTCGACGAGCTGCGGGCGCTCGGCGCGAACCGCCCCGCAGCGTTCCGCCTCGCCCACCGCGCGGACCTGCCGGTCCCCGCCCGCCTCGAGGACACCGTCGCCCTGTGGAACCGCGACAACACTCCCACAGTGGAGCCGATCGTCGTCGAAGATCCGGTGGCGGCGGTCCGTGCCGGCGACGCCTCGTTCGCACTCGTGACCAACAGCGGTCCGCTGCTCCCCGGCCTGGAGACGGTGATGGTGCGGGTGACGCGCCTCGAACGCATCGAGCTACTGCACCTTTCCGAGCCGCCCACCGAGGCGGCCGCGTTCCTCGCCCGCGTCTGA
- a CDS encoding PLP-dependent cysteine synthase family protein, producing MTVVCDRSSDRSWVDNAVRLIEADARRSADTHLLRFPLGEWAHGAGVPGIDLYLKDETTHITGSLKHRLARSLFLYSLCNGWVREGTTVIEASSGSTAVSEAYFAKLLGLPFVAVMTRSTSPAKVALIEREGGTCHFVDRADEVYTEAARLARDSGGHYMDQFTHAERATDWRGNNNIAESIFSQLSLEEHPEPAWIVVGAGTGGTSATIGRYIRYRRHATRLCVVDPENSSFLPGFESADCTVETGQSSRIEGIGRPRVEPSFIPDIVDRMVGVPDAGSIAAARIASALLGRRVGGSTGTNLWGAFGVIAEMVRQGRSGSVVTLLADGGDRYLDTYFDDAWVESKGFDLLPPTLTVERFLADGTWRE from the coding sequence ATGACGGTGGTCTGCGACCGGTCCTCGGACCGGTCGTGGGTCGACAACGCCGTGCGCCTCATCGAGGCCGACGCGCGGCGCAGCGCCGATACGCACCTGCTGCGCTTCCCGCTGGGGGAGTGGGCGCACGGTGCGGGCGTTCCGGGGATCGACCTGTATCTCAAGGACGAGACCACGCACATCACGGGCAGCCTGAAGCACCGTCTGGCCCGGTCCCTGTTCCTGTACTCCCTGTGCAACGGCTGGGTGCGCGAGGGCACCACGGTGATCGAGGCGTCGTCGGGCTCGACCGCCGTCTCCGAGGCCTACTTCGCCAAGCTGCTCGGACTGCCCTTCGTCGCGGTGATGACGCGGAGCACCTCGCCCGCCAAGGTCGCGCTCATCGAGCGTGAGGGCGGCACCTGCCACTTCGTGGACCGCGCGGACGAGGTCTACACCGAGGCCGCGCGCCTGGCCCGCGACAGCGGCGGCCATTACATGGATCAGTTCACCCACGCCGAGCGCGCGACGGACTGGCGCGGCAACAACAACATCGCCGAGTCGATCTTCTCGCAGCTCTCGCTCGAGGAGCACCCGGAGCCGGCGTGGATCGTGGTCGGCGCCGGCACCGGCGGCACCTCGGCGACCATCGGCCGCTACATCCGCTACCGCCGGCATGCGACGCGGCTGTGCGTCGTCGACCCCGAGAACTCCAGCTTCCTGCCGGGCTTCGAGTCCGCCGACTGCACGGTGGAGACGGGACAGTCGTCGCGCATCGAGGGCATCGGCCGCCCGCGCGTGGAGCCCTCGTTCATCCCGGACATCGTCGACCGCATGGTGGGCGTGCCCGATGCGGGCTCGATCGCCGCGGCCCGCATCGCCTCCGCGCTGCTCGGCCGCCGCGTGGGCGGCTCCACCGGCACCAACCTGTGGGGCGCCTTCGGGGTGATCGCGGAGATGGTGCGGCAGGGGCGCTCGGGCAGCGTCGTCACCCTGCTCGCCGACGGCGGCGATCGCTACCTCGACACCTACTTCGACGACGCCTGGGTCGAGTCCAAGGGCTTCGACCTCCTCCCGCCCACGCTCACCGTCGAGCGCTTCCTCGCCGACGGGACCTGGCGGGAGTAG
- a CDS encoding DUF4229 domain-containing protein yields MTDTSTAKRTLARALVLYTAFRLGLVVVVFALLYGIGMLFLDEVPPIPVFLFALVISLPLSMVLGKKLRTSVNESAAVIDEARKEKRDDFRRRLQGVDE; encoded by the coding sequence ATGACCGATACGAGTACCGCGAAGCGGACCCTCGCGCGCGCCCTTGTTTTGTATACGGCGTTCCGCCTGGGGCTGGTCGTCGTCGTGTTCGCCCTGCTCTACGGAATCGGCATGCTCTTCCTCGACGAGGTGCCCCCGATCCCGGTGTTCCTGTTCGCGCTCGTGATCTCCCTGCCGCTGTCGATGGTGCTCGGCAAGAAGCTGCGCACGAGCGTGAACGAGAGCGCGGCGGTGATCGACGAGGCCCGCAAGGAGAAGCGCGACGACTTCCGCCGGCGCCTGCAGGGCGTGGACGAATGA
- a CDS encoding BldC family transcriptional regulator codes for MTPGQVAALFNVNPKTVTRWAGAGLLGSVRTPGGHRRFRASEVFALLNQNTTA; via the coding sequence ATGACCCCAGGCCAGGTGGCTGCACTGTTCAACGTGAACCCGAAGACGGTCACCCGGTGGGCCGGCGCGGGCCTGCTCGGCTCCGTCCGGACGCCCGGCGGGCACCGTCGCTTCCGCGCGTCGGAGGTCTTTGCTCTCCTGAACCAGAACACGACGGCCTAG
- the ccsB gene encoding c-type cytochrome biogenesis protein CcsB, translating to MGTETNVDLANFADVLFTSATGIYALALVLMVIELATSRVDATAARDRKRELVAAGGGPIATDSTPGRVVDDGPRRSKSERIGRMGYALVVAGLLVHVTSIVLRGVATGRMPWGNMYEFMSIMCAGAVLASLVLLRKPEARPILGFVLVPILIFMFVAEGVLYTTAGPVVPSLKSYWLAIHVSIVSIGAGIFLVSGVASLLYLIRRRFELPDGSVSVTSGIGGRLLQAIPNTQVLDRVAYGTVIVAFPLFSAGVICGAVWAEAAWGRPWGWDPKETTSFIAWVLYAAYLHARATSVWRKAAPYLNILGFAVIVFNLFIINYFATGSLHSYAG from the coding sequence ATGGGAACCGAGACGAACGTCGACCTGGCGAACTTCGCCGACGTGCTGTTCACCAGCGCCACCGGGATCTACGCGCTCGCGCTGGTCCTGATGGTCATCGAGCTCGCGACGTCGCGGGTGGACGCCACGGCCGCGCGCGACCGCAAGCGCGAGCTCGTCGCCGCCGGGGGCGGCCCGATCGCCACCGACTCCACCCCGGGCCGGGTCGTCGACGACGGGCCCCGCCGCTCGAAGTCCGAACGGATCGGCCGCATGGGCTACGCGCTCGTGGTGGCGGGACTGCTCGTGCACGTCACCTCGATCGTGCTGCGCGGCGTCGCCACCGGCCGCATGCCCTGGGGCAACATGTACGAGTTCATGTCCATCATGTGCGCGGGCGCGGTCCTGGCCTCGCTGGTGCTGCTGCGCAAGCCCGAGGCCCGGCCGATCCTCGGCTTCGTGCTGGTCCCGATCCTGATCTTCATGTTCGTCGCGGAGGGCGTGCTGTACACCACGGCCGGCCCGGTGGTGCCCTCGCTGAAGTCGTACTGGCTCGCGATCCACGTCTCGATCGTCTCGATCGGTGCCGGCATCTTCCTGGTCTCCGGCGTCGCCAGCCTGCTGTATCTGATCCGCCGCCGGTTCGAGCTGCCCGACGGCTCCGTGAGCGTCACCTCCGGCATCGGCGGCCGGCTGCTGCAGGCCATTCCGAACACGCAGGTGCTCGACCGCGTGGCGTACGGCACCGTGATCGTCGCCTTCCCGCTGTTCAGCGCGGGCGTCATCTGCGGCGCGGTCTGGGCCGAGGCGGCGTGGGGCCGGCCGTGGGGCTGGGACCCGAAGGAGACCACCTCGTTCATCGCCTGGGTCCTCTACGCGGCGTACCTGCATGCGCGGGCGACGTCGGTGTGGCGCAAGGCCGCGCCCTACCTGAACATCCTCGGCTTCGCGGTGATCGTCTTCAACCTGTTCATCATCAACTACTTCGCGACGGGCAGCCTGCACTCCTACGCCGGCTGA
- the resB gene encoding cytochrome c biogenesis protein ResB — protein MTTPVKQSLPRRALAAVRNTWRSLTSMKTALVLLFLLAVAAMPGALLPQRDVDSAATAKWIDDHGTLGELLDKLQFFGVFKSVWFTAIYALLFVSLVGCIVPRCFEHFRALRTPPVATPRNLSRLPRHTTRESDQDPEAAAQTVLGGLRGWRKISRTGGRGEAEGAVTVSAEKGYLREAGNLVFHISLVGILIAIGVGQQFSYEGSRIVIAGDEGFCNTSSNYDNFRAGNLVDGTGLAPFCLKADEVQATFLPNAQPDMFRTMASYQDREGLRDGTWKNYAIEVNKPLRMEGVRVYMLGHGYAGTFSVTYPNGAVRKQTMQFAPQDKINFLSSGALRFDPPADLYRTEDERRTKQIGIEGLLAPTKQLDGTLLTSRFPAPNDPAVAVDIYQGDTGLDTGKPQNIFSLSRDQIDSKRLEKKARVNLSVGQSTTLEDGTQVRFDGVTNFAALQVSHNPAQNWTLIFAIGMLGGLIVSLTVKRRRVFVRLTPREGGGTVMEIAGLARTDQAGWTEDFEALADRLVGPDGEKVA, from the coding sequence ATGACTACTCCTGTCAAGCAATCCCTCCCGCGCCGCGCCCTCGCCGCGGTCCGCAACACGTGGCGCTCGCTCACGTCGATGAAGACCGCGCTGGTGCTGCTGTTCCTGCTCGCCGTCGCGGCCATGCCCGGCGCGCTGCTGCCGCAGCGCGACGTCGACTCGGCCGCCACCGCGAAGTGGATCGACGATCACGGCACTCTCGGTGAACTCCTGGACAAGCTGCAGTTCTTCGGCGTCTTCAAATCGGTGTGGTTCACCGCGATCTACGCGCTGCTGTTCGTCTCCCTCGTCGGCTGCATCGTGCCCCGCTGCTTCGAGCACTTCCGCGCCCTGCGCACGCCGCCCGTCGCCACCCCGCGCAACCTGTCGCGCCTGCCGCGGCACACCACCCGCGAGAGCGACCAGGACCCCGAGGCCGCGGCGCAGACGGTGCTGGGCGGCCTGCGCGGCTGGCGAAAGATCAGCCGCACGGGGGGCAGGGGCGAGGCGGAAGGCGCCGTCACCGTCTCCGCCGAGAAGGGCTACCTGCGCGAGGCCGGCAACCTGGTCTTCCACATCTCGCTGGTGGGGATACTCATCGCGATCGGCGTGGGCCAGCAGTTCTCCTACGAGGGTTCGCGCATCGTGATCGCCGGCGACGAGGGTTTCTGCAACACCTCGTCGAACTACGACAACTTCCGCGCCGGCAACCTCGTCGACGGGACCGGGCTCGCGCCCTTCTGCCTCAAGGCCGACGAGGTGCAGGCCACGTTCCTGCCGAACGCGCAGCCGGACATGTTCCGGACGATGGCCTCGTACCAGGACCGTGAGGGCCTGCGCGACGGCACCTGGAAGAACTACGCCATCGAGGTCAACAAGCCGCTCCGCATGGAGGGCGTGCGCGTCTACATGCTGGGCCACGGCTACGCGGGCACCTTCTCGGTGACCTACCCGAACGGCGCCGTGCGGAAGCAGACCATGCAGTTCGCGCCGCAGGACAAGATCAACTTCCTCTCCTCGGGCGCGCTGCGCTTCGACCCGCCGGCCGATCTGTACCGGACCGAGGACGAGCGTCGCACCAAGCAGATCGGGATCGAGGGGCTGCTCGCCCCCACCAAGCAGCTCGACGGGACGCTGCTCACCTCCCGCTTCCCCGCGCCGAACGATCCGGCCGTCGCCGTGGACATCTACCAGGGCGACACGGGCCTGGACACCGGCAAGCCGCAGAACATCTTCTCGCTCAGCCGCGATCAGATCGACTCGAAGCGGCTGGAGAAGAAGGCGCGCGTGAACCTGTCGGTGGGCCAATCCACGACTCTCGAGGACGGCACCCAGGTGCGCTTCGACGGCGTGACGAACTTCGCGGCCCTGCAGGTGAGCCACAACCCGGCGCAGAACTGGACCCTGATCTTCGCGATCGGCATGCTGGGCGGGCTCATCGTCTCGCTCACCGTCAAGCGGCGGCGGGTGTTCGTGCGGCTGACCCCGCGCGAGGGCGGCGGTACCGTGATGGAGATCGCCGGACTGGCGCGCACCGACCAGGCCGGATGGACCGAGGACTTCGAAGCACTGGCCGACCGCCTGGTCGGTCCCGACGGTGAGAAAGTGGCGTGA